aaagggggagacagagaacaaaaccaaacatactaacaaagttaaatagaatagatatgtacaaataaaataaataaataaatagagtaaaaaatatgtacaaacatatatacatatatacaggtgctgtggggaagggaaggaggtaagatgggggggatggagggggggacgagggggagaggaaggaaggggctcagtctgggaaggccgtggatgaggcttttagactgttgggtagggactgtctctatatgttgccaacttgtacttcccaagcgcttagtccagtgctctgcacgcagtaagcgctcaataaatacgattgattgattgattgatgagctgggAAGGGCCGAGTCCTTCGGACCgtcagcccctctcccaccccgacAACCCCCTCTCTGTTTCAGCCTTTCCGGGGTGCAGAGCAAAGTGCTGAAGGAATCCTCCCAAAAGGACAAGCTTCTCACCAAGTGTACTGGTGGgtagctgggtggggaggggggccgcAGGGCCCCCTCTCTGTCCCGTCCCCCGGGGTCtcaccctccctccgtcccccagaGATAGAGTCCCGCATCCATAAGCAAGAAGGCATCCTGCACGTCAGAGAAAATGAAATCAAGGAACTGCATCGGATCATCACCCAGCAGAAACACAGCTTCAGGTGAGTGGCGGGGGTGCAGGGCTGGTGCTTCGGGGAAACTGAGgactcttccccccatcctcgTGTCCTCCCTTCTCGCAGGACCCAGGTGTCCGACCTCCGGATCCAGAAGCAGCAGGAGCGGTACATCACGCAGGctttggagaagaagaagaagaagaagaaggcggGCACGGGGTCAAAGGGACAATAAGCAATAAATGGGAAGCCAGCGTCacgctctgcctctccctccgacaagtcccctgccccccggccaCTCCTCGGTCAGcagcctcccggcccaggcagcTCAGGACTCTGTTTCCAAAACAATTTGAGGAATTATGGTTGTCCTCTGGCCGTCAACCCTCATAGTTAGGAATGGACTGCTGCTaaacctcccctctccatccctgactcttccccagcgacccagcgtggaccatccgacacccctgacgctgccctctccatccccaattcacccctctccaaccctgactctcccccactgacccagcatggacatccaactcccctcatccccccccagcaACCCAGCATGGATACCCTTCCATGGACGGGTGAAATGCCCGTTAGGACGGGCTGGTGTTCCCAGCTTCCTAGAGGGAACGGATTCCCCGCACTCACCCCACACTGGGGGCAGACCCAGTGTTTCCATGAACCTGCCACCCCCTCGCCCGACCTCACTGGGTGCCTCTCGCCCTAGGGCTGGAATTTTGCACGCTTCCTACCAGTTCCTTCCTACCAATCTGAATTTCCAAGCCCGTCCCCATC
This sequence is a window from Tachyglossus aculeatus isolate mTacAcu1 chromosome X2, mTacAcu1.pri, whole genome shotgun sequence. Protein-coding genes within it:
- the SPATA24 gene encoding spermatogenesis-associated protein 24 isoform X1, with protein sequence MPVSTQSIRVQAPPALAQMAIQEVKTVSKDDYDTVVKKLEAEKAEHAKTKSRLAKESEKLQFALGEVEVLARQLEREKEAFEKALSGVQSKVLKESSQKDKLLTKCTEIESRIHKQEGILHVRENEIKELHRIITQQKHSFRTQVSDLRIQKQQERYITQALEKKKKKKKAGTGSKGQ